Proteins encoded within one genomic window of Dromaius novaehollandiae isolate bDroNov1 chromosome 7, bDroNov1.hap1, whole genome shotgun sequence:
- the LOC135328948 gene encoding inositol 1,4,5-trisphosphate receptor-interacting protein-like 1, with amino-acid sequence MEQWMQQRKEQEVELMTRLQQEFAEMMQEPQSGLFRRDVVFATWDLWQFGAFAGGLVLLFGLFWMATEQDFDECDSSSGLSSSSSEEEGEGEEQEAVGAVHWLSPEQQLDCPGRRALETFYQQHLWGPVQDVAHTCKVVEELAGNLLHACQMLSLTTFLPRLEWCIGVGSVFEGWSYHRQDTVYRLLVLLKPPPGHSFRLKLGTGGELPARHGRVHVKLECMCEREQLLGDVLCFRHHSQIRVRRYQRPGLLHTLCTGFYLDVEKTARWFQLCVRNAWDVIAAEQNCQLTVLPSSHSCKLQLTCDSGRTMHTEIMLGVQQDNSGLFMGSQEAEAGLSSSTTWLESCALQELLFFRFMARQAPQGSCHLTCLQLLTYLLEDSVLSSVHLKTVAMHLLTLLPPSEWCPEHLLERLRDVLRYLHHCLEEKQLHHFLLGNERVPREVPLPAAFQTASPLNLFQRLAQQPDAHAQAPREFTELQDRLRSLLD; translated from the coding sequence ATGGAGCAGTGGATGCAGCAGcgcaaggagcaggaggtggagctGATGACTCGGCTGCAGCAGGAGTTTGCGGAGATGATGCAGGAGCCGCAGAGCGGACTTTTCAGGAGAGATGTGGTCTTCGCCACCTGGGACCTGTGGCAGTTTGGGGCCTTTGCTGGAGgccttgtgctgctctttgggCTCTTCTGGATGGCCACGGAGCAGGACTTTGATGagtgtgacagcagcagtggcctgagctcctccagcagcgaagaggagggggaaggcgaggagcaggaggctgtgggtgctgtgcacTGGCTCTCTCCTGAACAGCAGCTGGACTGCCCAGGCAGGAGGGCCCTAGAGACCTTCTACCAGCAGCACCTCTGGGGGCCAGTGCAGGACGTGGCCCACACATgcaaggtggtggaggagctggcGGGCAACCTCCTCCATGCCTGCCAGATGCTCTCTTTGACAACTTTCCTGCCGCGGCTGGAATGGTGCATCGGTGTGGGCAGCGTTTTTGAAGGCTGGAGCTACCACAGGCAGGACACCGTCTACAGGCTGCTCGTGCTCCTGAAGCCACCACCCGGGCACTCCTTCCGCCTGAAGCTGGGCActggcggggagctgccggcgaGGCATGGTCGCGTCCATGTGAAGCTGGAGTGCATGTGCGAgagggagcagctgctgggggatgTGCTGTGCTTCCGGCACCACTCCCAGATCCGAGTGCGCAGGTATCAGCGCCCCGGGCTCCTACACACCCTGTGCACTGGCTTCTACCTGGATGTGGAGAAAACCGCCCGCTGGTTCCAGCTCTGTGTAAGAAATGCCTGGGACGTGATTGCTGCGGAACAAAACTGCCAGCTGAcagtgctgccttcctcccattCCTGCAAGCTCCAGCTCACATGTGACTCTGGGAGAACCATGCACACTGAGATAATGCTGGGGGTGCAGCAAGACAACTCGGGGCTCTTCAtgggcagccaggaggcagaggccggcctcagcagcagcacaacttggctggagagctgtgccctgcaagagctgctgttcttcagattcatggccaggcaggccccccagggcagctgccacCTAACGTGTCTGCAGCTCCTCACCTACCTCCTGGAGGACTCGGTGCTTTCCTCTGTCCACCTGAAAACAGTCGCCATGCACCTCCTGACACTGCTTCCCCCATCAGAGTGGTGCCCAGAGCATCTCCTGGAGCGGCTGAGGGATGTCCTGCGCTACCTGCACCactgcctggaggagaaacagcttCACCACTTCCTCCTAGGCAACGAGAGGGTGCCCAGGGAGGTCCCCCTGCCAGCGGCCTTCCAAACGGCCAGCCCGCTCAACCTCTTCCAGCGCCTGGCGCAGCAGCCCGACGCCCACGCCCAGGCGCCGCGCGAGTTCACCGAGCTGCAGGATCGGCTCAGGAGCCTGTTAGACTGA